The Pseudomonas triclosanedens genome has a window encoding:
- a CDS encoding HDOD domain-containing protein, with product MPPQPQIMVDLQMEQFMPNPDLKAIAKLISQDPGLSGALLKLVNSPFFGLANRITSIQRAVNLLGSRSVINLINAQSIKGEMTDDTIVTLNRFWDTAQDVAMSCLTLAKRIGYESVDEAYALGLFHNCGIPLMLKRFPHYMAVLEEAYASASDERRVVDTENRVLNTNHAVVGYFTARSWRLPEYVCEAIANHHNALSIFSDDSSRDTQLKNLLAILKMAEHICGSHRVLGNQPEDHEWESIRARVLDYVGLSEYDFENLKSSILELGVGQGTY from the coding sequence GTGCCGCCGCAGCCGCAGATCATGGTCGATCTGCAGATGGAGCAGTTCATGCCCAACCCGGACCTGAAGGCGATCGCCAAGCTGATCAGCCAGGACCCGGGGCTGTCGGGCGCTTTGCTCAAGCTGGTGAATTCGCCGTTCTTCGGGCTGGCCAACCGGATCACCTCGATCCAGCGCGCGGTGAACCTGCTCGGCAGCCGCTCGGTGATCAACCTGATCAACGCGCAGTCGATCAAGGGCGAGATGACCGATGACACCATCGTCACGCTCAACCGCTTCTGGGACACGGCGCAGGACGTGGCGATGAGTTGCCTGACGCTGGCCAAGCGCATCGGCTACGAGTCGGTGGATGAGGCGTATGCGCTGGGCTTGTTCCACAACTGTGGCATTCCGTTGATGCTCAAGCGCTTCCCTCACTACATGGCGGTGCTGGAGGAAGCCTATGCCAGCGCCAGCGACGAGCGCCGCGTGGTGGATACCGAGAACCGTGTGCTCAATACCAACCACGCGGTGGTGGGCTATTTCACCGCTCGCTCCTGGCGCCTGCCGGAGTATGTCTGCGAGGCGATCGCCAACCATCACAATGCGCTGTCGATCTTCAGCGACGACAGTTCGCGCGATACGCAACTGAAGAACCTGCTGGCGATCCTCAAGATGGCCGAGCACATCTGTGGCTCGCACCGGGTGCTGGGCAACCAGCCGGAAGACCATGAATGGGAGAGCATTCGTGCGCGGGTGCTGGACTACGTGGGGCTGTCGGAGTACGACTTCGAGAACCTCAAGAGCAGCATTCTCGAACTGGGCGTGGGGCAGGGTACGTACTGA
- a CDS encoding type 1 glutamine amidotransferase domain-containing protein, translated as MSQTLKGKTVAILVTDGFEQIELTGPRQALEKAGAEIHILSDNIDEVRGWNHDQPADTFSVDSTFEAARIDDYDALLLPGGVINADQIRSLPKAQELVKRADHAGKPIAVICHGAWLLVSAGLVKGRTLTSWNSLKDDISNAGGHWVDRQVVKDGHLISSRKPDDIPAFNKQLIETLAA; from the coding sequence ATGAGCCAGACACTCAAAGGCAAGACCGTCGCCATCCTGGTCACCGATGGCTTCGAGCAGATCGAACTGACCGGGCCGCGCCAGGCCCTGGAGAAGGCAGGCGCCGAGATTCACATCCTTTCCGACAACATCGATGAAGTACGCGGCTGGAACCACGACCAACCCGCCGACACATTCAGCGTCGACAGCACCTTCGAAGCCGCGCGCATCGACGACTACGATGCACTGCTGCTACCCGGCGGCGTGATCAACGCCGACCAGATTCGCAGCCTGCCCAAGGCCCAGGAACTGGTGAAACGCGCCGACCACGCCGGCAAACCCATCGCAGTGATCTGTCACGGCGCCTGGCTGCTGGTTTCCGCCGGGCTGGTGAAAGGCCGGACGCTGACCAGTTGGAACTCGCTCAAGGACGACATCAGCAACGCCGGCGGGCACTGGGTCGACCGCCAGGTAGTCAAGGACGGGCATCTCATCAGCAGCCGCAAGCCCGATGACATCCCGGCCTTCAACAAGCAACTGATCGAAACACTCGCCGCCTGA
- a CDS encoding class I SAM-dependent rRNA methyltransferase, whose translation MTLPSLRLKANAERRLRAGHLWVYSNEVDVAATPLNGFGAGEQAILEMANGKPLGIVAVSPNNLICARLISRETKHILDKSLLVHRLNVALSLRDRLFDKPFYRLVYGDSDLLPGLVVDRFGDVLVVQLASATMEKHRDDVLAALLQVLKPSAVLWKNDSSARDAEGLERYVANAYGDVPEWVALEENGVKFEAPVLAGQKTGWFYDHRMNRARLAPYVKGKRVLDLFSYIGGWGIQAAAFGASEVMCVDASGFALDGVERNATLNGLAEKVACVEGDVFDALRELKAADERFDVIVADPPAFIKRKKDLKNGEAAYRRLNEQAMRLLSKDGVLVSASCSMHLPEDDLQNILLGSARHLDRNIQLLERGGQGPDHPVHPAIHETRYIKSLTVRLLPNG comes from the coding sequence ATGACCCTGCCCAGCCTGCGTCTGAAAGCCAACGCCGAGCGCCGCCTGCGCGCTGGCCACCTGTGGGTCTACAGTAACGAGGTGGACGTCGCCGCGACCCCGCTGAACGGCTTCGGCGCCGGCGAGCAGGCCATCCTCGAAATGGCCAACGGCAAGCCGCTGGGCATCGTCGCAGTGAGCCCGAACAACCTCATCTGCGCACGCCTGATTTCCCGCGAAACCAAGCACATTCTCGACAAATCCCTGCTTGTTCACCGCCTGAACGTAGCACTCAGCCTGCGCGACCGCCTCTTCGACAAACCCTTCTACCGCCTGGTCTATGGCGACTCCGACCTGCTGCCGGGCCTGGTGGTGGACCGTTTCGGCGACGTGCTGGTGGTGCAACTGGCCTCGGCCACGATGGAAAAGCACCGCGACGACGTACTCGCCGCGCTGCTGCAAGTGCTCAAGCCCAGCGCCGTGCTGTGGAAGAACGATTCCAGCGCCCGTGACGCGGAAGGTCTGGAGCGCTACGTGGCGAACGCCTACGGCGACGTTCCGGAATGGGTCGCCCTGGAAGAGAACGGTGTGAAGTTCGAAGCTCCGGTACTGGCCGGCCAGAAGACCGGCTGGTTCTACGACCACCGCATGAACCGCGCACGCCTGGCCCCCTACGTAAAGGGCAAGCGCGTACTCGACCTGTTCAGCTACATCGGTGGCTGGGGTATCCAGGCCGCAGCCTTCGGCGCCAGTGAAGTGATGTGCGTGGACGCCTCCGGCTTCGCCCTCGATGGCGTGGAACGCAACGCCACCCTCAACGGCCTGGCCGAGAAAGTCGCCTGCGTGGAAGGCGACGTATTCGACGCACTGCGCGAGCTGAAGGCAGCCGATGAGCGCTTCGACGTGATCGTCGCCGACCCGCCCGCCTTCATCAAACGCAAGAAGGACCTCAAGAACGGCGAAGCCGCCTACCGCCGCCTCAATGAACAGGCCATGCGCCTGCTGTCCAAGGACGGCGTCCTGGTCAGCGCCTCCTGCTCGATGCACCTGCCCGAGGACGACCTGCAGAACATCCTGCTCGGCAGCGCCCGCCACCTCGACCGCAACATTCAGCTTCTGGAGCGCGGCGGCCAGGGCCCGGATCACCCGGTACACCCGGCGATCCACGAAACCCGCTACATCAAGAGCCTCACCGTTCGCCTGCTGCCCAACGGCTAA